The genomic DNA TATACCCATTAAATGGCATCACTAAGCTCTTCTTCTTAACATCAATGCATCCATCACCATTAGTTTTGCACGGTTCCACATCGTATTCCAcctaaaaaaacacacaaagaccCTAAAATTGTTAGAGAATGAAGTCATGTAACAGAATTAAGCAAAATATGAAAGTTCTTACTGACTTTGCAAAAATGTTCTTGGCTATCTCCTACTGATTTTTTCCAAGAATCTGTAACAtcgaaaatataaattttagcgGGCAAAACCGTGTTGTCCCAATCAACCCATCTCAAGGTATACTTCAAATACAGATCTCTTGTCTTCTCCCCATTGTCAAATCCACTTTTCACCCGACATTGAGTCTTATCGTAGCAGCAGTATAAACCTCCTTTGTATCCTGGTCTTATAGCACGACCATACGAATCAGTGGTTACATTATAGAGATCACAAAGACATTCTATGCATCCTTTCTTGTCTTCCACACCTCTCGTGTCGATTGCGTGAACGTTAAGAAGCCATTTGAATTCATAGCCATCAGGTCTTTCCTCAGGGTTATCGATTTCAATGGCGTAAGGATCAGGAACATACGTAGAGGTATTGCGGGTTTCAGATCCTGACCCAAAGTAATGTCTGAGTACTGAACTCCTGCACAACCCTCCGTTTTTGACAAGAATAATATCCGATGATGTCGAATCAAGATTGCTTTTGGGGTCTTGCCTTTGAAACCCGTGATTCCGAAACATTTCTTGCTGTGGAAGCTTAGCACCTTTACGCACATAGTAAGGTTCGACAACCCAGTGGTGCAGATATGTCTCGTGTAGAGGGACGGGGTTGCCCGCTTCATCAACCACTTCAGCATCGAAACTTTTGAGGCCGATATGCCCTCTTGGGAAGTCCATATCGAATAAGTAAGAATCTGACACTGATCCTGGACTCATCACTAGTTTTGGTGATAAAAAGACTGcagattttatctttttctcgGTCCGTAGGAAGCCTTGGCTCAGTGATGCGAGCAGAGCAAGAAGTAAGAACAAGATCAGCGATCTCATGTGGTAACGAGCCATATTATCTCCTGTTTcaagatcatatatatagagacagATAAGGAATGTGACTTTAGCTGGTAAAAATCATAACCAAAGGGAAACATAACTTCGTTTGATTTTATAGGAACCAAAACTAACAAACCCACTTGAACCCTAATTCAGCCTTTATTTAGCACATGGTTTCTTAATtataaatccaaaattttaaaactttcaaGCAGCCCATATGTCATATCATCCTGAGGTATAATCAAATTTCGAAAAACCCATaacagagagaataaaagatccCAAAATTTGCGAAACCaatcacagaa from Camelina sativa cultivar DH55 chromosome 2, Cs, whole genome shotgun sequence includes the following:
- the LOC104739202 gene encoding uncharacterized protein LOC104739202; amino-acid sequence: MARYHMRSLILFLLLALLASLSQGFLRTEKKIKSAVFLSPKLVMSPGSVSDSYLFDMDFPRGHIGLKSFDAEVVDEAGNPVPLHETYLHHWVVEPYYVRKGAKLPQQEMFRNHGFQRQDPKSNLDSTSSDIILVKNGGLCRSSVLRHYFGSGSETRNTSTYVPDPYAIEIDNPEERPDGYEFKWLLNVHAIDTRGVEDKKGCIECLCDLYNVTTDSYGRAIRPGYKGGLYCCYDKTQCRVKSGFDNGEKTRDLYLKYTLRWVDWDNTVLPAKIYIFDVTDSWKKSVGDSQEHFCKVEYDVEPCKTNGDGCIDVKKKSLVMPFNGYIVYGVAHQHAGGIGAALYRENGEGICTSMAKYGNGVKPGNEAGYIVGMTSCYPADPVKVSYGETLNMEFNYSSAVGHTGVMGLFYILVAQQLPEPELSLPNLFQAPVGSVNVLAFLAVTVLVAVVVLMAAVIYRRQNREDGYQSLST